CGATCAGCAGGCCCTGGAGACCCTGCTGAGCCGGATGCGGAAGACCGCAAACAATCCGGAGTTCATCGTTTCGATCGCCAAGACCACGCCCGGAGCGGTCTGAGTGAGATTTGGGTAATACCACAGCGCGCGGTAAGATCGCGCGACGGCGCCGGTTCACGCCCTCGATACATGGCGACCCGGCACGATAACTAGGAGAAACCATGAAGCAGTCGACTCACCCTGAGTACCACGAGGTGAAGGTCGTGTGTACCTGCGGGAATCAGTTCGAGACGCGCAGCACCATCAAGTCGGATGTCATGAGCGTCGACGTGTGCTCCGAATGCCACCCGTTCTACACCGGCAAGCAGAAGATTCTTGACACCGGTGGCCGCGTTGCTCGTTTCGAGCGCCGCTACGGCAAGAAGAAGTAGCAGTCTTCCAGCGGGCGCTGGCGGCGGAGATACCCGCCGTCGGCGCCTCTTTCATTGCCAGGAACTGCTAGCTGCCGACGTCCCTCAGGAGGACTGATGTTCGAAGCCGCCGAATCGATGCGTGCTGAGTACGCCGAACTCGAAGCTCAGATGAGCGATCCGGCGGTGCTGTCCGACGTCAAGCGCTCCCGCGTGGTCGGGCGCCGGTACGCCGAACTCGCCCAGATCGTCAAGGCGCTGGACGAGTACGACACGCTGGCCGCCGACGAGCAGGCGGCGGCCGATCTCGCGGCCGAGGACCCCGGGTTCGCCGAGGAACAAGCCGAGATCCACGGCCGTCTGGAAGCGGTCACCGAGAAGCTGACCGCTCTGCTCGCCCCGCGCGACCCCAACGACGACAGCGACGCGATCATGGAGATCAAGTCGGGGGAGGGCGGCGAAGAATCCGCCCTGTTCGCCGCCGACCTGCTCAACATGTACGCGCACTACTGCGAGCAGCGCGGTTTCAAGCTGCAGGTGCTCGACGCCGAATCGACCGACCTGGGCGGGTACAAGTCGGTCACGGCGGCCATCAAGGCGTCCAAGACCCCCGAACCCGGCCAAGCCCCCTACGGCGTGCTGAAGTTCGAGGGTGGCGTGCACCGGGTGCAGCGGGTGCCGGTCACCGAGTCGCAGGGCCGGGTGCACACCTCGGCCGCGGGCGTGCTGGTGATGCCCGATGTCGAGGACGACGAGATCGAGATCAACGAGGACGACCTGCGCATCGACGTCTACCGGTCCAGCGGCAAGGGCGGCCAGGGCGTCAACACCACCGACTCGGCCGTGCGGATCACCCACCTGCTGTCGGGCATCGTGGTGACCTGCCAGGACGAGCGCAGTCAGCTGCAGAACAAGGAGCAGGCGATGCGCATCCTGCGTGCCCGGCTGGTCGCCAAGGCCGAAGAGGAACAGGCCCAGCAGGCCGCCGCCGCCCGCAAGTCGCAGGTGCGCACCGTCGACCGATCCGAGCGCATCCGCACCTACAACTTCCCGGAGAACCGCATCACCGATCACCGGATCGGTTTCAAGGCACACAATCTCGATGCGGTGCTGGGCGGCGACCTGCACGACCTGATCGCGGCCTTGCAGACCGCCGATCTGGAGGAGCGGCTGTCGCACGTGGGGGAGCAGGATGCGCAGTGACCCGGCGTCCGATGACTCTGCTCGCCGGGGCTTCGGCGCGGCTGGCTGACGCCGGCGCCGCCTCGCCGATGACCGACGCCCGGCTGTTGCTCATGCACGCCGGCGGCCTGTCGGCAACCCAGCTGCTCACCGCTGTTGCCATCGATGATCTCGTGGCCGCGCGGTTCGATGAACTGATCGCCCAACGGGCCACCGGAGTACCGGTGCAGCATCTGACCGGCGAGGCCTGGTTCCGCAATGTCCGGCTGGCCGTCGGCCCGGGCGTGTTCATTCCTCGCCCGGAGACCGAGCTGGTGGCCGGGGCGGCCATCGACGAGGTCCGGAAGCAGCAGCCGGGCTCGCTGGTAGTCGAATTGTGTGCCGGCTCAGGTGCGATCAGCGCCGCGGTCTGCGACGAGGCCCCCGGCGCTCGGGTGATCGCCGTCGAGAAGGATGCCCAGGCCGCGCAGTGGCTGCGCCGCAATCTGGCCGCCACCTCCGCCGAGGTAGTCGAGGCCGATATGGCAGCCGCGCTGCCCGATCGTGACGCTCAGGCCGCGGTCGTGGTCGCCAATCCGCCCTATATTCCCTGGTCGCAACGTGATGGGCTGCCCGTCGAAGT
The Brooklawnia propionicigenes DNA segment above includes these coding regions:
- the rpmE gene encoding 50S ribosomal protein L31, with amino-acid sequence MKQSTHPEYHEVKVVCTCGNQFETRSTIKSDVMSVDVCSECHPFYTGKQKILDTGGRVARFERRYGKKK
- the prfA gene encoding peptide chain release factor 1, giving the protein MFEAAESMRAEYAELEAQMSDPAVLSDVKRSRVVGRRYAELAQIVKALDEYDTLAADEQAAADLAAEDPGFAEEQAEIHGRLEAVTEKLTALLAPRDPNDDSDAIMEIKSGEGGEESALFAADLLNMYAHYCEQRGFKLQVLDAESTDLGGYKSVTAAIKASKTPEPGQAPYGVLKFEGGVHRVQRVPVTESQGRVHTSAAGVLVMPDVEDDEIEINEDDLRIDVYRSSGKGGQGVNTTDSAVRITHLLSGIVVTCQDERSQLQNKEQAMRILRARLVAKAEEEQAQQAAAARKSQVRTVDRSERIRTYNFPENRITDHRIGFKAHNLDAVLGGDLHDLIAALQTADLEERLSHVGEQDAQ
- the prmC gene encoding peptide chain release factor N(5)-glutamine methyltransferase, with translation MTRRPMTLLAGASARLADAGAASPMTDARLLLMHAGGLSATQLLTAVAIDDLVAARFDELIAQRATGVPVQHLTGEAWFRNVRLAVGPGVFIPRPETELVAGAAIDEVRKQQPGSLVVELCAGSGAISAAVCDEAPGARVIAVEKDAQAAQWLRRNLAATSAEVVEADMAAALPDRDAQAAVVVANPPYIPWSQRDGLPVEVREHDPEAALFAEDDGLGAIRVVIAVAHRLLRPGGLVVIEHGDDQGPAVLDEMARAGFGDQADHLDLSGRPRFVTGRRVPGWDGE